One Gadus morhua chromosome 13, gadMor3.0, whole genome shotgun sequence genomic window carries:
- the LOC115556596 gene encoding calcium/calmodulin-dependent 3',5'-cyclic nucleotide phosphodiesterase 1B isoform X1 — MSSSARVSADGGVTAPAARRHRRVHLGIDLEQWESTSARLRGMLKQLEEKDVDYDEIKKNLALTASLLEAAYLDGTRQSLDSEDDLQQLHSDGVPSEVTDWLASTFTQRTRLPGRRSDEKPKFRSIVHAVQAGIFVERMFKRAYTAAMPDQHPAVVTCLRDVDRWNFDVFALNSASCDHSLQTLLFELVVRYELNSRFKIPISCLTEFLTSLERGYCENNNPYHSHVHAADVTQTLHCLLLRTGLVHWLSELEVMACLFAAAIHDYEHTGTTNNFHIHTKSEYALIYNDRSVQESHHLSAAFRLLQDDRMNIFVNLTREEWMELRSLVIEMVLSTDMTSHLLQVKDMKSCLQQQERINKPKALSLLLHTADISHPSKPWALHSRWTKALMEEFFRQGDREAELGLPFSPLCDRNTTLVADSQIGFIDFIVDPTFCLLSDMAERIVIPLVDENPPDPRSRHSNIWKESSRGLEWSRAHVTSELVSFRTTWSRLTEENKLKWKESGSNGFPDSSMTREEKTGDGRQSAESLRAPTHDTDQ; from the exons ATGAGCAGCAGCGCACGTGTGTCCGCGGACGGAGGCGTCACGGCGCCGGCGGCCCGCCGCCACAGGAGGGTCCACCTGGGGATCGACCTGGAGCAGTGGGAGTCCACGTCCGCGCG GCTACGGGGCATGCTGAAGCAACTGGAGGAGAAAGATGTAGACTACGATGAGATAAAGAAGAATTTAGCCCTCACGGCATCACTGCTAGAAGCTGCCTACCTCGATGGAACTAG ACAATCATTAGACTCGGAGGACGACCTCCAGCAGCTGCACTCGGACGGCGTGCCCTCGGAGGTCACCGATTGGCTGGCCTCCACCTTCACTCAGAGAACCAGACTTCCTGGCCGCCGCTCGGACGAGAAGCCCAAGTTCCGCAGCATCGTCCACGCAGTGCAGGCCGGGATATTTGTGGAAAG GATGTTCAAGCGGGCCTACACGGCCGCCATGCCGGACCAGCACCCAGCCGTGGTCACCTGTCTGAGG GATGTCGACCGCTGGAACTTTGACGTGTTTGCGCTGAACTCGGCCAGCTGTGACCACTCTCTACAGACCCTGCTGTTCGAGTTGGTGGTCCGATATGAGCTCAACAGCCGCTTCAAG ATCCCCATTTCCTGCCTGACGGAGTTCCTGACCTCGCTTGAGAGGGGCTACTGTGAGAACAACAACCCTTACCACAGTCACGTTCACGCCGCCGACGTCACCCAGACGCTGCACTGCCTGCTCCTGCGCACCGGCCTCGTG CACTGGCTGTCTGAGCTGGAGGTGATGGCCTGCCTGTTCGCTGCGGCCATTCACGACTACGAACACACGGGCACCACCAACAACTTCCACATCCACACCAA gtCAGAGTACGCCCTGATCTACAACGACCGCTCGGTGCAGGAGAGCCACCACCTCAGCGCAGCGTTCAGGCTCCTGCAGGACGACCGCATGAACATCTTCGTGAACCTGACGCGGGAGGAGTGGAT GGAGCTCCGGTCACTGGTGATAGAGATGGTCTTGTCAACAGATATGACCTCTCACCTCCTTCAAGTGAAAGACATGAAATCTTGTCTACAACAACAGGAACG AATCAACAAGCCCAAAGCGCTGTCCCTGTTGCTGCACACGGCTGACATCAGTCACCCCTCCAAGCCCTGGGCTCTGCACTCTCGCTGGACGAAAGCTCTCATGGAGGAGTTCTTCAGGCAG GGCGATAGAGAGGCAGAGCTGGGCCTGCCCTTCTCTCCACTGTGTGACCGGAACACCACCCTCGTAGCCGACTCCCAGATCG GGTTCATAGACTTCATCGTGGATCCCACATTCTGCCTGCTGTCAGACATGGCTGAGAGAATCGTCATTCCCTTGGTGGATGAGAACCCTCCAGACCCACGCAGCAGACACAG TAACATCTGGAAGGAGAGCTCCAGAGGCCTGGAGTGGAGCCGGGCCCACGTCACCTCTGAGCTGGTCAGCTTCCGCACCACCTGGTCCCGTCTCACAGAGGAGAACAAGCTCAAGTGGAAGGAGAGCGGCTCCAATG GATTCCCCGACTCCAGCATGACGAGAGAGGAGAAAACCGGAGATGGGAGGCAATCAGCAGAGAGCCTGCGAGCGCCCACTCATGACACGGACCAGTAG
- the LOC115556596 gene encoding calcium/calmodulin-dependent 3',5'-cyclic nucleotide phosphodiesterase 1B isoform X2 produces MAELVRIRKKRLQIPISRLRGMLKQLEEKDVDYDEIKKNLALTASLLEAAYLDGTRQSLDSEDDLQQLHSDGVPSEVTDWLASTFTQRTRLPGRRSDEKPKFRSIVHAVQAGIFVERMFKRAYTAAMPDQHPAVVTCLRDVDRWNFDVFALNSASCDHSLQTLLFELVVRYELNSRFKIPISCLTEFLTSLERGYCENNNPYHSHVHAADVTQTLHCLLLRTGLVHWLSELEVMACLFAAAIHDYEHTGTTNNFHIHTKSEYALIYNDRSVQESHHLSAAFRLLQDDRMNIFVNLTREEWMELRSLVIEMVLSTDMTSHLLQVKDMKSCLQQQERINKPKALSLLLHTADISHPSKPWALHSRWTKALMEEFFRQGDREAELGLPFSPLCDRNTTLVADSQIGFIDFIVDPTFCLLSDMAERIVIPLVDENPPDPRSRHSNIWKESSRGLEWSRAHVTSELVSFRTTWSRLTEENKLKWKESGSNGFPDSSMTREEKTGDGRQSAESLRAPTHDTDQ; encoded by the exons ATGGCTGAGTTGGTACGAATCCGTAAAAAACGTCTGCAGATTCCTATATCTAG GCTACGGGGCATGCTGAAGCAACTGGAGGAGAAAGATGTAGACTACGATGAGATAAAGAAGAATTTAGCCCTCACGGCATCACTGCTAGAAGCTGCCTACCTCGATGGAACTAG ACAATCATTAGACTCGGAGGACGACCTCCAGCAGCTGCACTCGGACGGCGTGCCCTCGGAGGTCACCGATTGGCTGGCCTCCACCTTCACTCAGAGAACCAGACTTCCTGGCCGCCGCTCGGACGAGAAGCCCAAGTTCCGCAGCATCGTCCACGCAGTGCAGGCCGGGATATTTGTGGAAAG GATGTTCAAGCGGGCCTACACGGCCGCCATGCCGGACCAGCACCCAGCCGTGGTCACCTGTCTGAGG GATGTCGACCGCTGGAACTTTGACGTGTTTGCGCTGAACTCGGCCAGCTGTGACCACTCTCTACAGACCCTGCTGTTCGAGTTGGTGGTCCGATATGAGCTCAACAGCCGCTTCAAG ATCCCCATTTCCTGCCTGACGGAGTTCCTGACCTCGCTTGAGAGGGGCTACTGTGAGAACAACAACCCTTACCACAGTCACGTTCACGCCGCCGACGTCACCCAGACGCTGCACTGCCTGCTCCTGCGCACCGGCCTCGTG CACTGGCTGTCTGAGCTGGAGGTGATGGCCTGCCTGTTCGCTGCGGCCATTCACGACTACGAACACACGGGCACCACCAACAACTTCCACATCCACACCAA gtCAGAGTACGCCCTGATCTACAACGACCGCTCGGTGCAGGAGAGCCACCACCTCAGCGCAGCGTTCAGGCTCCTGCAGGACGACCGCATGAACATCTTCGTGAACCTGACGCGGGAGGAGTGGAT GGAGCTCCGGTCACTGGTGATAGAGATGGTCTTGTCAACAGATATGACCTCTCACCTCCTTCAAGTGAAAGACATGAAATCTTGTCTACAACAACAGGAACG AATCAACAAGCCCAAAGCGCTGTCCCTGTTGCTGCACACGGCTGACATCAGTCACCCCTCCAAGCCCTGGGCTCTGCACTCTCGCTGGACGAAAGCTCTCATGGAGGAGTTCTTCAGGCAG GGCGATAGAGAGGCAGAGCTGGGCCTGCCCTTCTCTCCACTGTGTGACCGGAACACCACCCTCGTAGCCGACTCCCAGATCG GGTTCATAGACTTCATCGTGGATCCCACATTCTGCCTGCTGTCAGACATGGCTGAGAGAATCGTCATTCCCTTGGTGGATGAGAACCCTCCAGACCCACGCAGCAGACACAG TAACATCTGGAAGGAGAGCTCCAGAGGCCTGGAGTGGAGCCGGGCCCACGTCACCTCTGAGCTGGTCAGCTTCCGCACCACCTGGTCCCGTCTCACAGAGGAGAACAAGCTCAAGTGGAAGGAGAGCGGCTCCAATG GATTCCCCGACTCCAGCATGACGAGAGAGGAGAAAACCGGAGATGGGAGGCAATCAGCAGAGAGCCTGCGAGCGCCCACTCATGACACGGACCAGTAG